GGAGGGTAAGGGAAAAAGATGTATAAGAAGGGAGTAGCTTTACTGTTTGAGATGCAAGCCTTctctatttttccttttctaatTTCTTCCCGGCATTTAAACtttcttccttttttgtttCACAGTTTTCCTCTTCTTCTATTGTTGTGTGATTTTTACCTTTTTTATTTCtgaacaaaaatttaaattgttttctATCAAgggtttttcttcttttaagtCTTGAGTAATGCTTGAATCAGTTCCTCGGAACATCCTTGGTGATTTAATCAAGTTAGAAActaaatgttttaattttttttcctttccaaaATCTAGTGTTTAAATAAAACTAATGTAGTTTCTAAATATACAGCTCTAGTCTTAAGTACTTGAATCGGTTCCTCGATACTCTCACGACGGTGATCTTCTGAAGTGAGTATCGGTGATATTATCTCGcactcacacaacacacaaAACAatagattaatttattttcttcagaGTAATTTTGATTATATATGAAATAAGATGGGTTCGGAAGCTAAAATCCAAAATTTGTCGATGTAAAATTGGTTCGAAAGTTATGTTCTGAACCAACATTAAATTTGGAATGTAATTTTCAATCTAGGTTTAAGGGTAAAATTTATGGACCCGAGTAATTTATGGGGCTTAAAGTGCAAAATTCGGTTGAGCTTGGAGAAGCAACTGATAGCATGTTTGTCACACTGGGATTTATTGTCTGGCATGTGAAAACCAAAGGAAGGTTTCTCTCCCTACCCACTTCATCATTCTCTTATCTCCTGAAATTCTCTTGTTGTCCTTGAGAATAAAGTTCGAAGTGTAGATTCTGAATTTGTTTTGCCGTtatgaactttttttaaaactaaaaaaaagattgaaatttACGTTCTGACCTTTATCCCCatgggtaaaaatggaatttcaaAGGGATAATTATGTTAGGGAATAAGGCAAGCCACTCTTAGAGTGTTAATATGTATCTCTCCTAGAAGTAGtattgaagatgatgaagttAGGAGAGAGTGTCAGGAGGAGTTATGGATGAAGATGGAGGCAGACAGGCTGGGTAGATGAATGTTGACAAAGGTGTGGAGGGAGAAGTAAACGATGTTGTTGCTCCAAGGTTGCCCATTTATTCTTCTACTTGCAATAAGGTTGGGGGTACCGTGAAAcgatttttttcatgtgaaaaCTGAAATTTTCATGTGATAAAGTTATGTTAAAATTGCCTGTTTCTGTCattcaaattaaatagtaaTCAGTTTTGTTAAGGCAAAATAAGTACCCTGTTATGAGTCCATTATGGACCAATGCTCAATTGATCCAAAAGTCAATTGGTCCCAAAGTATAATcaataggaacaaaacataatcaaaacaatattttatgcaAGAAAAAGACAAACCTAGCTTAATGACCATTTAATTCAGCATTGACATAATCATATTATGTTCCACACACATGATTAAAATTAAGCTTACATAGTTTGTTCCATGATTTCTTACATTAATTTCCATTCATACCTTCATACCCTCTACATTAAGCTTTCTCAAACCACACCACatcttttaaagaaaataacTAGGACTATTACTCAATCTTCGATCCTCTCCTTCAATTATTTCTCTCCCACTCTAACTCTCTTACATTTTCTCACTCTTccttcttttttattaattttctctctcctaCTGCACATATATTTTTGAAGGTTGGAGAGCGATGGCAGGAGAAGATCCAACCTCATCAGAAACATCTTTCTTAGAAGCTTTTTCATGACCTGCACGAACCTTACCTTCTCCTTGTTTAAATGCCTTAGCTATTTCATCAATAGGAATCAAAGGCAAATATCCAACCACAGCATAACCCTTTCCACTAATGTCCTTAACAACATGGTTATACTTTTCTGACCAATGTGCAACTGTTGGAACTGCTAATTCTGCCACTGCATGAAATGGTGGATAGTGGTTAAGACCTGACCATAGTTTAACTGAACCTGTTAGAACTATTTGTTTTGATTCTGTAGCTACATAATTTGCAGCTGCTTTTGCTCCACCAGATTGAGCTTCTTTCACAGTT
This portion of the Trifolium pratense cultivar HEN17-A07 linkage group LG3, ARS_RC_1.1, whole genome shotgun sequence genome encodes:
- the LOC123914274 gene encoding REF/SRPP-like protein At1g67360, whose product is MTTTKQSDGNNDDEELKHLGFVKIAAIQAFVCMSSLYDYAKQNSGPLRSAVCTVEGTVTTVLGPVYHKFKPLPQDLLVFFDNKVDEATKKFDEHAPPFAKQVANQAKDLIQEVTHKAEKTVKEAQSGGAKAAANYVATESKQIVLTGSVKLWSGLNHYPPFHAVAELAVPTVAHWSEKYNHVVKDISGKGYAVVGYLPLIPIDEIAKAFKQGEGKVRAGHEKASKKDVSDEVGSSPAIALQPSKIYVQ